In one Silene latifolia isolate original U9 population chromosome 10, ASM4854445v1, whole genome shotgun sequence genomic region, the following are encoded:
- the LOC141607957 gene encoding uncharacterized protein LOC141607957 — MLRGCILEFGGSWEERLDLTEFSYNNSYQASIGMALIKALFGRKCRSPICSDDTAERRIVGPDMVQEMIEQVQVIRQKLKASHDRHKSYVDLRRSEIEFNVGDKVLLKVSPKKGVMRFGKRGKLSQKYVRPYEILDIVWELAYHLALSLALARVHYVFHLSQLRKYVSDL; from the coding sequence ATGCTTAGGGGGTGTATTCTGGAATTTGGAGGGTCTTGGGAGGAGAGACTGGACTTGACTGAATTCTcttacaataatagttatcaagCCAGTATTGGCATGGCTCTTATTAAAGCTCTTTTTGGGAGGAAGTGCAGAAGCCCGATATGCTCGGATGATACTGCCGAAAGGAGGATCGTAGGGCCGGACATGGTGCAAGAGATGATTGAGCAAGTGCAAGTGATAAGGCAGAAGTTGAAAGCTTCACATGATCGTCACAAAAGTTATGTAGATTTGAGAAGATCTGAGATTGAGTTCAACGTTGGTGATAAGGTGTTGTTGAAAGTGTCACCAAAGAAgggagtcatgagatttgggaagcgTGGAAAATTGAGTCAGAAGTATGTGCGACCATATGAGATTCTGGATATAGTTTGGGAATTGGCGTACCATTTAGCGCTATCACTAGCTTTAGCACGAGTGCATTATGTGTTTCACTTGTCACAGCTGagaaagtatgttagtgatctgTAA